The Vicia villosa cultivar HV-30 ecotype Madison, WI linkage group LG1, Vvil1.0, whole genome shotgun sequence genome includes a region encoding these proteins:
- the LOC131618853 gene encoding LOW QUALITY PROTEIN: bidirectional sugar transporter SWEET10-like (The sequence of the model RefSeq protein was modified relative to this genomic sequence to represent the inferred CDS: deleted 2 bases in 1 codon; substituted 2 bases at 2 genomic stop codons) — MFHCDQFIITFEGEDGRVKLLGWICLVFATSVFAAPLSIIRVVIRTKSVEFLPFNIILPNFFRXXLMFATNIFCFFYGQLPKVVGLTFGIVQITLYLIYKNSTPVKDDKFPEHKGDVVIINEIETVVPAIDDEKKIEVSVDIEIVYKKEEQKDEQHEEKKEEQVTEEKTEVKNEKEKIDVSKSGCEV, encoded by the exons ATGTTTCATTG TGATCAATTCATCATTACTTTTGAAGGAGAAGATGGACGCGTAAAGCTTCTTGGATGGATTTGTCTAGTTTTTGCTACTAGTGTTTTTGCAGCACCTTTGAGTATTATT AGAGTTGTTATTCGGACCAAAAGTGTAGAGTTTCTTCCTTTTAATATCATACTG CCAAACTTTTTTAGGTAGTAATTAATGTTTGCAACtaacattttttgttttttttatggaCAGCTTCCGAAGGTTGTGGGGTTAACATTTGGAATAGTTCAGATCACACTGTATCTTATATACAAAAACAGTACGCCCGTGAAAGATGATAAGTTTCCTGAACACAAAGGAGATGTTGTTATCATCAATGAAATTGAAACCGTGGTTCCGGCTATAGATGATGAGAAGAAAATTGAAGTGAGTGTTGATATAGAGATTGTGTATAAGAAGGAAGAGCAGAAAGATGAACAGCACGAAGAGAAGAAAGAGGAGCAAGTAACTGAGGAGAAGACAGAGGTAAAGAATGAGAAAGAGAAGATTGATGTGAGCAAAAGTGGTTGTGAAGTTTAA